One Chanodichthys erythropterus isolate Z2021 chromosome 10, ASM2448905v1, whole genome shotgun sequence DNA segment encodes these proteins:
- the kng1 gene encoding kininogen-1: MMQDKILTVFALAWLYCATGHGQTNTRIPCDDKRVEDVVNVTLSKHNEKLTEGAQLALYEVLEATKSRNESGDILFVRFTSRETDCPAGGDKLWHQCDYLQQVDKVLRICQAKVLFTEAGQELLLHYCLAEPSISSKVAPCLGCPEKIDIYQEELREPLIHSLKKANSLVNHEHFFIFRDLKSATKQVVAGFRYKLQFEIEKSNCTRPEFKAVTEECHPVQENTEVLQCNSTVDVAPWRHEVPEAYVECQTHVITTSPRFKRPPGWSPLRKVPINTLKTTPKAKESSEESKESISATQPTPLNCPTKPWKEFKPILDSIAAPNATVSTPPNQTTKDTALSDLDLI; encoded by the exons ATGATGCAGGACAAGATCTTGACGGTTTTTGCTTTAGCTTGGCTTTACTGTGCCACGGGACATGGACAAACCAACACCAGAATTCCGTGTGACGATAAACGCGTGGAAGATGTTGTAAATGTAACTCTTTCCAAACATAACGAGAAATTAACTGAAGGTGCTCAACTGGCTCTCTATGAAGTCCTGGAGGCTACAAAG TCTCGGAATGAATCGGGGGACATTCTGTTTGTGCGCTTCacaagcagagagacagattgTCCTGCAGGAGGAGACAAGCTTTGGCATCAGTGCGACTACCTGCAGCAAGTGGATAAG GTACTCAGAATCTGTCAAGCAAAAGTCCTATTTACAGAAGCCGGTCAAGAGTTACTGTTGCATTACTGTTTAG CTGAGCCGTCTATTTCCTCTAAAGTTGCCCCTTGTCTGGGTTGCCCTGAAAAGATTGATATATACCAAGAAGAACTGAGAGAACCGCTCATTCATTCTCTGAAAAAAGCCAACAGCCTGGTCAATCACGAGCATTTCTTCATCTTTAGGGACTTGAAATCAGCAACAAAACAG GTGGTCGCTGGATTCAGGTATAAATTGCAATTTGAGATTGAGAAGAGCAACTGCACCAGGCCAGAGTTCAAAGCCGTTACTGAGGAGTGTCACCCAGTGCAGGAGAACACC GAGGTTTTGCAGTGTAACTCCACTGTGGATGTGGCTCCTTGGAGACATGAGGTGCCAGAAGCATATGTTGAATGTCAGACACATGTCATTACG ACATCCCCAAGATTTAAGCGGCCACCAGGCTGGTCTCCTCTTAGGAAGGTACCGATTAATACACTGAAAACTACTCCCAAAGCCAAAGAATCCTCAGAGGAATCCAAGGAGAGCATTAGTGCGACCCAACCCACACCACTGAACTGTCCTACCAAACCCTGGAAAGAGTTCAAGCCCATCCTTGACAGCATTGCTGCTCCAAATGCTACAGTGTCTACGCCGCCAAACCAAACCACAAAAGACACTGCTCTCAGCGATCTGGATTTAATCTGA
- the cart1 gene encoding cocaine- and amphetamine-regulated transcript protein, with protein sequence MVRDRIFLLTVTCSVLMLLVSCDDFLEIRSPEDNMKAQEEKELIEALQEVLEKLRNKQIPTAEKKFGWVPSCDAGEQCAVRKGSRFGKLCSCPGGTTCSFSILKCL encoded by the exons ATGGTTAGAGATCGGATCTTCCTTCTAACCGTTACCTGCTCTGTCTTAATGTTACTAGTTAGTTGCGATGATTTTCTAGAGATCCGCTCGCCAGAAGATAACATGAAGGCTCAGGAAGAGAAAGAACTG attGAAGCTCTTCAAGAAGTTCTTGAAAAACTGAGAAACAAACAGATTCCTACTGCAGAGAAGAAGTTTGGTTGGGTTCCATCG TGTGATGCAGGTGAGCAGTGTGCGGTCCGGAAAGGCTCTCGCTTCGGGAAGTTGTGCAGCTGTCCAGGAGGAACAACCTGCAGTTTCTCAATCCTCAAGTGTTTGTGA
- the lamp3 gene encoding lysosome-associated membrane glycoprotein 3, producing MTRTRCPITLFLMLSSLHWLGSSLASNPLGLSTSVASKDEVRAINSKDAPITNLSKRPVLQPKETLPLQSTYTIKNQGKVCARSTLGVEFEVTENKKKYYFNMNPSSTKTTGFCGKQKTLFSLEFDGGNLQFTFIKEGDLSYVSTIRGLLQPAPTCKNCQNKTYVGVMDHEKLFKAKNGLSFQCNSETKLILADYFRVKLVPLQIQAFDLVSGEFGKEVECWEDYNKRMIPIILGAVAVAICLIAVLTYVLVRERRGRGYEQL from the exons ATGACTCGCACACGCTGCCCCATCACTCTGTTTCTTATGCTGTCTTCTCTGCATTGGCTAG GAAGTTCTCTAGCCTCAAACCCTCTTGGCCTTTCAACTTCAGTAGCTTCCAAAGATGAAGTTCGTGCTATCAACAGTAAAGATGCTCCCATTACTAATCTGTCCAAGAGACCTGTCCTTCAGCCCAAAGAAACTTTACCACTTCAGTCCACGTACACCATCAAGAACCAAGGAAAAGTGTGTGCGCGGAGCACTTTGGGAGTGGAGTTTGAGGTGACAGAGAACAAA aagaaatattatttcaacATGAATCCCAGCTCAACAAAGACCACGGGATTCTGTGGAAAACAGAAGACCTTATTCTCATTGGAATTTGATGGTGGAAATCTGCAGTTCACTTTCATCAAG GAAGGTGATCTCTCCTATGTGAGTACTATCAGAGGTCTTCTGCAACCTGCTCCCACTTGTAAAAATTGCCAGA ACAAAACCTATGTTGGAGTTATGGATCATGAAAAGCTCTTCAAAGCAAAAAATGGCCTAAGCTTCCAATGCAACTCTGAGACAAAACTGATATTGGCAGACTACTTCAGAGTTAAACTGGTCCCACTGCAGATTCAAGCCTTTGACCTGGTTAGTGGAGAGTTTGGAAAAG AGGTTGAGTGCTGGGAGGATTACAACAAACGGATGATCCCGATTATTCTGGGCGCTGTGGCTGTAGCCATTTGCCTCATAGCAGTTTTGACGTATGTGCTTGTCCGAGAGCGCCGTGGCCGAGGCTATGAACAACTCTGA